A genomic region of Candidatus Zymogenus saltonus contains the following coding sequences:
- the argB gene encoding acetylglutamate kinase translates to MKKARELAEILIEALPYIREFFNKTIVIKYGGHAMVDEGLKKDFARVVILMKYIGINPVIVHGGGPQIGKVLKQFGKESTFVNGMRVTDRETMDVVEMVLVGRVNQEIVGLINGQGGNAVGLSGKDANLIRGRKLVLKEKPRDADQKNGALPPEIIDLGRVGEVTAVNTGVLATLDRENFIPVIAPVAADENGETLNINADLVAGTVAEELKAEKLILLTDVEGVIVNGSLVSSITAKEASEMIDKGEITGGMIPKVECCISALEKGVKKTHIIDGRIHHSVLLELFTDGGIGTEIVPG, encoded by the coding sequence ATGAAAAAGGCAAGGGAGCTGGCGGAGATACTCATAGAAGCCCTCCCATATATCAGGGAGTTCTTCAACAAGACCATCGTTATAAAGTACGGCGGCCACGCCATGGTGGACGAGGGCCTGAAGAAAGACTTCGCCCGCGTCGTTATCCTCATGAAATATATCGGGATAAACCCGGTTATCGTCCACGGCGGCGGGCCCCAGATCGGGAAGGTCCTTAAGCAGTTCGGAAAGGAATCGACCTTCGTCAACGGGATGCGCGTCACCGACCGGGAGACGATGGACGTGGTGGAGATGGTCCTGGTCGGCCGGGTCAATCAGGAGATAGTGGGGCTGATAAACGGTCAGGGTGGAAACGCTGTGGGCCTCTCAGGGAAGGACGCAAACCTCATCCGGGGTAGAAAGCTCGTCTTGAAGGAAAAACCGAGGGACGCCGATCAAAAAAACGGCGCACTCCCTCCGGAGATTATCGATCTGGGTAGGGTCGGGGAGGTGACGGCGGTAAACACGGGCGTGCTCGCCACCCTCGATCGGGAGAACTTCATCCCGGTGATAGCCCCCGTCGCCGCCGACGAAAACGGCGAGACCTTAAACATCAACGCCGACCTCGTCGCAGGAACCGTGGCCGAGGAGCTGAAGGCGGAAAAGCTGATCTTGCTCACGGACGTAGAGGGGGTCATCGTCAACGGCTCTCTCGTGAGCTCCATCACCGCGAAGGAGGCGAGCGAGATGATAGACAAGGGAGAGATAACCGGCGGTATGATACCTAAGGTGGAGTGCTGCATAAGCGCCCTCGAGAAGGGGGTCAAGAAGACCCACATCATCGACGGCAGGATTCACCACTCGGTCCTTCTGGAGCTCTTTACCGACGGCGGGATCGGTACCGAGATCGTGCCGGGATAG
- a CDS encoding argininosuccinate synthase produces MADNTKKVVVAYSGGLDTSVILKWIKENYGAYIIAFAADVGQGKEELEGLKEKALKTGADKVYVDDLKEEFVSDYVYPMLRANAVYEGTYLLGTSIARPLIAKRQIEIAIAEGAGMVCHGCTGKGNDQVRFEMAYLTLKPDIQIISPWREWEFKSRVELMEYSEKHKIPIVATAEKPYSTDRNLFHMSFEGGILEDPWKPPPAEMFKLTKSPADAPDKVTTIEIDYDAGNPVAIDGRSYTPAALLTKLNEIGGENGVGRVDMVENRYVGMKSRGVYETPGGTILQVAHRAVESITMDREVMHLRDSLIPKYSNLIYNGYWFSPERELLQGLIDDTQEDVTGKVRLDLYKGNVTVTGRKSETSLYHGGFATFDKDSVYSQKDATGFIRLNALRMRIRAMLQSGKG; encoded by the coding sequence GTGGCGGATAATACAAAGAAGGTTGTTGTTGCATATTCCGGGGGTCTGGATACCTCGGTCATTCTGAAGTGGATAAAGGAGAACTACGGCGCATACATAATCGCCTTTGCGGCGGACGTGGGACAGGGGAAAGAGGAGCTCGAGGGTCTCAAGGAAAAGGCGCTCAAAACCGGCGCGGACAAGGTCTACGTCGATGACCTCAAGGAGGAGTTCGTATCGGACTACGTCTACCCGATGCTTCGGGCAAACGCAGTCTACGAGGGGACCTACCTCCTGGGAACTTCGATAGCGAGACCCCTCATCGCCAAGCGCCAGATCGAGATAGCCATAGCCGAGGGGGCCGGGATGGTCTGCCACGGCTGCACCGGCAAGGGAAACGACCAGGTGAGGTTCGAGATGGCCTACCTCACCCTGAAGCCGGACATCCAGATCATCTCCCCCTGGCGGGAGTGGGAGTTCAAGTCGAGGGTGGAGCTGATGGAATATTCCGAAAAACACAAGATACCGATCGTCGCCACTGCGGAAAAGCCCTACAGCACCGACAGGAACCTCTTTCACATGAGCTTCGAGGGGGGAATCCTCGAAGACCCGTGGAAGCCGCCCCCGGCGGAGATGTTTAAGCTGACGAAGTCTCCGGCCGACGCCCCGGACAAAGTAACCACTATAGAGATAGACTACGATGCGGGAAATCCCGTGGCGATAGACGGAAGGAGTTACACCCCCGCCGCACTGCTTACCAAGCTCAACGAGATCGGGGGTGAAAACGGGGTCGGGAGGGTGGACATGGTGGAGAACCGCTACGTCGGGATGAAGTCGAGGGGCGTTTACGAAACCCCCGGCGGGACCATACTCCAGGTCGCCCACAGGGCCGTCGAGTCGATCACCATGGACAGGGAGGTCATGCACCTGAGGGACTCCCTGATCCCGAAATACTCGAACCTCATCTACAACGGGTACTGGTTTTCGCCGGAGCGGGAGCTCCTCCAGGGCCTGATCGACGATACGCAGGAGGACGTGACGGGCAAAGTAAGGCTCGATCTCTACAAGGGGAACGTGACCGTGACGGGGAGAAAATCTGAGACGTCCCTATACCACGGCGGATTCGCCACATTCGACAAGGACTCGGTTTACAGCCAGAAGGACGCCACCGGATTCATCAGGCTCAACGCCTTGAGAATGAGGATAAGAGCGATGCTGCAGAGTGGCAAGGGCTAA
- the hslU gene encoding ATP-dependent protease ATPase subunit HslU, whose protein sequence is MQTFTPREIVSELDRYIIGQNKAKRAVAIALRNRWRRMRVPEELRDEIAPKNIIMIGPTGVGKTEIARRLAKLSQAPFLKVEASKFTEVGYVGRDVESMIRDLVELAVNMVRAEEMEKVKVKAEELAEEKILDILLPKRRAPEGKPDLGFTPPDSGDDDTEDAEAGRFELVGEETQPPQLGSGDANSYEKTREKLKKLLREGKLDDRQLELETRERNIPMVEIFSASGIEEMDINIKDMFGNLFPGKTKKKKVKVKEAQNIIAAEEAQRLVDMDKVVGLAVKKVEESGIIFLDEIDKIAGRESAHGPDVSREGVQRDILPIVEGSSINTKYGIVKTDHILFIAAGAFHVSKPSDLIPELQGRFPLRVELDSLDKNDFVKILTEPKNALITQYMALMETESVTLQFNDDAIDEIARMAAQVNERSENIGARRLHTILEKLLDEVSFKAPELSKKKIKIDREYVQEKLKDIIEDQDLSKYIL, encoded by the coding sequence ATGCAGACCTTTACGCCCCGGGAGATAGTCTCGGAGCTTGACAGATACATCATAGGCCAGAATAAGGCGAAGAGGGCCGTTGCAATAGCGTTGAGGAACCGCTGGCGCAGGATGCGCGTCCCGGAGGAACTGAGGGACGAGATTGCGCCGAAGAACATCATCATGATCGGCCCCACCGGGGTGGGAAAGACCGAGATTGCCAGGAGGCTCGCCAAGCTCTCCCAGGCGCCATTCCTGAAGGTCGAGGCCTCCAAGTTCACAGAAGTGGGATACGTCGGCAGGGACGTGGAGTCGATGATCAGGGACCTGGTCGAGCTCGCCGTCAACATGGTCAGGGCCGAGGAGATGGAAAAGGTGAAGGTGAAGGCGGAAGAGCTGGCCGAGGAGAAGATCCTCGACATTCTGCTGCCCAAGAGGAGGGCGCCCGAGGGGAAGCCCGATCTGGGCTTCACCCCGCCGGATTCCGGCGACGACGACACCGAGGACGCCGAAGCCGGCAGGTTTGAATTAGTGGGAGAGGAAACCCAGCCCCCCCAGCTCGGCTCCGGCGACGCGAACAGCTACGAAAAGACGCGCGAGAAGCTCAAAAAACTCCTGAGAGAGGGAAAGCTGGACGACCGCCAGCTGGAGCTGGAGACCCGCGAGCGGAATATCCCGATGGTGGAGATATTTTCCGCCTCCGGCATCGAGGAGATGGACATAAACATCAAGGACATGTTCGGAAACCTCTTCCCCGGGAAAACCAAGAAGAAGAAGGTTAAGGTAAAGGAGGCCCAGAACATCATCGCCGCCGAGGAGGCCCAGAGGCTCGTAGATATGGACAAGGTAGTGGGCCTTGCCGTAAAAAAGGTGGAGGAGTCGGGGATCATCTTCCTGGACGAGATAGACAAGATAGCCGGGAGGGAGAGCGCCCACGGCCCGGACGTATCGAGGGAGGGGGTCCAGCGGGACATCCTCCCCATCGTCGAGGGGTCGTCGATAAACACCAAGTACGGGATAGTCAAGACCGATCATATCCTCTTCATCGCCGCAGGGGCCTTTCATGTATCGAAGCCCTCCGACCTTATTCCTGAGCTTCAGGGGAGGTTCCCCTTAAGGGTCGAGCTTGATTCTCTTGACAAAAACGACTTCGTCAAGATACTCACCGAGCCTAAGAACGCCCTGATCACCCAGTATATGGCCCTAATGGAGACGGAGTCGGTGACCCTCCAGTTCAACGACGACGCTATAGACGAGATCGCCCGAATGGCGGCGCAGGTGAACGAGAGGAGCGAAAACATCGGCGCCAGGAGGCTCCACACGATCCTCGAAAAGCTCCTGGACGAGGTCTCCTTCAAGGCGCCTGAGCTTTCCAAGAAAAAGATAAAGATCGACAGGGAGTACGTTCAGGAGAAGCTGAAGGACATCATCGAGGACCAGGATTTGAGCAAGTATATCCTGTAG
- the argF gene encoding ornithine carbamoyltransferase: MKTGERGKDFLRLSYLSREEALEIIERAKDLKKRQKNRIRYKPMEGRTLAMIFEKPSTRTRVSFETGIYQLGGQPIYLSSGDIQISRGETVKDTARVLSRYVDMVMIRAFSQDMVEELAAESSVPVINGLTDLTHPCQVMSDLFTIAETRDWSLDNLKVTYVGDGNNLTNSWINAAALLGFEFTVSCPEELMPDEVILKEGIKKSGGKIKIEENPLAGVKDADVIYTDTWMSMGDDPSLRERKLDMLKIYQVNGELLKSAPESCVVMHCLPAHRGEEITDDVMDGERSIVYVQAENRLHVQKAIMDILNQRQEASGGG; encoded by the coding sequence ATGAAAACGGGAGAGAGGGGAAAGGATTTTTTGAGGCTCTCCTACCTTTCGAGGGAGGAGGCGCTCGAAATAATCGAGAGGGCCAAGGACCTCAAGAAGAGGCAGAAAAACCGGATCAGGTACAAGCCGATGGAGGGAAGGACGCTGGCGATGATCTTCGAGAAGCCCTCCACGAGGACCAGGGTCTCCTTCGAGACGGGGATATACCAGCTCGGCGGCCAGCCGATTTACCTCAGCTCCGGGGACATCCAGATCTCCCGGGGGGAAACCGTTAAAGACACCGCCCGTGTCCTCTCCAGGTACGTCGACATGGTGATGATAAGGGCGTTCTCACAGGATATGGTGGAGGAGCTCGCGGCCGAGAGCTCTGTTCCCGTAATCAACGGCCTCACCGACCTCACCCACCCCTGCCAGGTGATGAGCGACCTCTTCACCATCGCCGAGACGAGGGACTGGAGCCTGGACAATCTCAAGGTGACATACGTCGGGGACGGGAACAACCTGACCAACTCGTGGATCAACGCCGCAGCCCTCTTGGGCTTTGAGTTTACCGTCTCCTGCCCAGAGGAGCTGATGCCGGATGAGGTCATATTGAAGGAGGGGATTAAAAAGTCCGGGGGAAAAATAAAGATCGAGGAGAATCCTTTAGCCGGCGTCAAAGACGCCGACGTAATATACACCGACACATGGATGAGCATGGGGGACGACCCGTCCCTAAGGGAGAGAAAGCTTGATATGCTCAAAATTTATCAGGTGAACGGGGAGCTTCTGAAGTCGGCCCCCGAAAGCTGTGTCGTAATGCACTGTCTGCCGGCGCACCGGGGCGAGGAAATAACAGATGATGTGATGGACGGGGAGCGCTCTATCGTATACGTACAGGCGGAAAACCGCCTTCACGTCCAGAAGGCGATTATGGATATATTGAACCAACGACAGGAGGCGTCGGGTGGCGGATAA
- a CDS encoding RND family transporter produces MEKGQLIKKRHALYRRLAVLVTDHPMIVIGLVSLITVFFAINIFRLKIDPDPWKMLPQDDPAVIYWEEVEELFGRSDAAIVAVVSPGTIYNETSLGKIEALTEMMEKLIVVDEKDLETIEELIEETDGEVKELLSKVPEGGLTKSDIGPVKNALRILRAEDDPDEGLIEELEGIRIGLEPFKEVMSLSTVENIESIGGVLDTGPIMEDVPETFNDIKLLRDKILGNDMLAKKIVSEDETATIIFTNLTFTSHEERTIAIYKALKDMAVKLGGPEEYYVSGTPMILGREASYMKDDMSLLIPAVILLIMVILFVVFRNLRGMVTPLLVVLISTIWTMGLMAILGYSISIISTTLPVILVAIGCADGIHIITEFYGRLSGGGKKRDAMVDTMEEISSPVIMTSLTSMAGFGSLVTSSLSPIREFGAFTAFGILAAMIFSLIFIPAMMMILKTPPKLGMAVDRNHSTTPLTSFLDTLGRVSINRRRLIFALMIPAFIAVIFVATRVEVGYGFMNDFKKRSEIVIADELINEKFPGSTSLNIIIDSGAPDGIKDPDFLMRVERLQDYLASDELVGSTSSITDFLRRMNYVMNDNDPKMNRLPNPTEEITVEGEDGKTVKEVISGRDMNAQYLLLYENSGGEDMEKVVDFEYRKVNLVMQLKSSYSRDIMHLQKMAGEFIDENFGDGEEVHLTGTGHMVVVISHYIIKSQIISLATSLIVVFLMLVLVFRSIKAASFSMLPLIFTIFSNFTLMRIFDVNLDVATAMIASMGLGIGIDYSIHFVSRYRIETAKGLDVNDALFETIHNTGRALVFNAVAVAAGFIILVLSNFKPIMNVGWLVSATMIISASATLIIIPALVSIFKLDAGR; encoded by the coding sequence GTGGAAAAGGGCCAGCTTATCAAAAAGAGACACGCGCTTTACAGGCGCCTGGCGGTCCTCGTGACCGACCACCCCATGATCGTCATCGGCCTTGTCTCTTTGATAACGGTTTTCTTTGCGATCAACATCTTCAGGCTCAAGATAGATCCCGACCCCTGGAAGATGCTGCCCCAGGACGACCCGGCCGTCATCTACTGGGAGGAGGTCGAGGAGCTGTTCGGCAGGTCCGACGCGGCGATCGTTGCCGTTGTGTCTCCGGGCACGATCTACAACGAAACCTCCCTCGGGAAGATCGAAGCCCTCACCGAGATGATGGAGAAGCTGATCGTTGTTGACGAAAAGGATTTGGAGACGATCGAGGAGCTTATCGAAGAGACGGACGGCGAGGTGAAGGAGCTTCTGTCGAAGGTCCCTGAAGGCGGCCTAACGAAATCGGACATTGGCCCTGTCAAGAACGCCCTCAGGATTCTCAGGGCGGAAGACGACCCCGACGAGGGGCTCATTGAGGAGCTTGAGGGTATCAGGATCGGCCTCGAGCCCTTCAAGGAAGTGATGAGCCTTTCCACGGTCGAGAACATCGAAAGCATAGGCGGCGTGCTTGACACCGGCCCGATTATGGAGGATGTCCCTGAGACGTTTAATGATATTAAGCTTTTGAGGGACAAGATTCTCGGCAACGATATGCTCGCCAAAAAGATCGTCTCGGAAGACGAAACGGCCACGATCATCTTTACCAACCTCACGTTCACCAGCCACGAAGAGAGGACCATAGCCATCTACAAGGCCCTAAAGGATATGGCTGTCAAGCTGGGCGGGCCCGAAGAGTACTACGTCTCAGGAACTCCCATGATATTGGGCCGCGAGGCGAGCTACATGAAGGACGACATGTCTCTTCTGATCCCCGCCGTCATCCTGCTGATAATGGTGATACTATTTGTAGTCTTCAGGAACCTGAGGGGGATGGTAACCCCTTTGCTCGTCGTGCTGATCAGCACGATATGGACGATGGGGCTCATGGCGATCCTCGGCTATTCGATCTCTATCATATCCACCACCCTGCCGGTAATACTCGTGGCCATAGGGTGCGCCGACGGGATACACATCATCACCGAATTCTACGGGAGGCTCTCCGGGGGGGGCAAAAAGCGGGATGCGATGGTGGACACCATGGAGGAAATATCGTCTCCCGTGATTATGACTTCGCTCACCAGCATGGCCGGGTTCGGGTCTCTTGTGACGTCGAGCCTGAGCCCCATCCGGGAGTTCGGCGCGTTTACCGCCTTCGGCATCTTAGCCGCCATGATCTTTTCTCTGATTTTCATCCCCGCCATGATGATGATATTGAAGACTCCGCCGAAGCTCGGCATGGCCGTTGACAGGAACCACAGCACAACTCCCCTTACAAGCTTTTTGGATACATTGGGGCGGGTATCGATCAACAGGCGCCGCTTAATCTTCGCCTTGATGATCCCCGCCTTCATCGCGGTGATCTTCGTGGCCACAAGGGTGGAGGTCGGCTACGGATTCATGAACGACTTCAAGAAGAGAAGCGAGATCGTCATCGCGGATGAGCTGATAAACGAGAAGTTTCCGGGAAGCACAAGCCTCAACATCATTATCGATTCCGGGGCGCCGGACGGCATCAAGGACCCCGATTTTTTAATGAGGGTCGAGAGGCTCCAAGATTATCTCGCTTCAGACGAACTTGTCGGATCGACGAGCTCCATAACCGATTTCTTAAGAAGGATGAACTACGTCATGAACGACAACGATCCTAAGATGAACAGACTCCCTAATCCGACCGAGGAGATAACCGTAGAGGGAGAGGACGGAAAAACGGTAAAAGAGGTCATCAGCGGGCGGGACATGAACGCCCAGTACCTCCTCCTTTACGAGAACTCAGGGGGCGAGGACATGGAAAAAGTTGTCGACTTCGAGTACCGAAAGGTGAACCTGGTCATGCAGCTGAAATCCTCCTATTCCCGGGACATCATGCACCTCCAGAAGATGGCGGGGGAATTCATCGACGAGAATTTCGGCGATGGCGAGGAGGTCCACCTTACGGGCACCGGTCACATGGTAGTGGTGATCTCCCACTACATCATAAAGAGCCAGATCATCAGCCTCGCGACCTCCCTTATCGTAGTCTTCCTGATGCTGGTTTTAGTCTTCAGGTCAATCAAGGCCGCCTCTTTTTCCATGCTTCCCCTAATCTTCACGATATTCTCCAACTTCACCCTTATGAGGATTTTCGATGTAAACCTCGATGTGGCCACCGCGATGATCGCGTCGATGGGGTTAGGAATAGGGATAGATTACTCGATCCACTTTGTATCGAGGTACAGGATAGAGACGGCAAAGGGGCTCGACGTAAACGACGCCCTCTTCGAGACCATCCACAATACCGGGCGCGCCCTCGTCTTCAACGCCGTTGCCGTGGCGGCCGGCTTCATCATTCTCGTCCTTTCAAACTTCAAGCCGATCATGAACGTGGGCTGGCTGGTCTCCGCGACGATGATCATAAGCGCATCGGCGACCCTGATCATCATCCCCGCCCTTGTCTCCATCTTCAAGCTCGACGCGGGAAGGTAG
- the hslV gene encoding ATP-dependent protease subunit HslV — MRDIYRDPAITGEKGEPENRIRSTTIVAVRKDGKVAIAGDGQVTMGESIAKGGAKKLRRLYGGKIIAGFAGSTADAFTLFERFESKLEQYSGNLVRSAVELTKDWRMDKYLRRLEALLVVADKETSLVISGGGDVLEPDDEVIAIGSGGGYAQAAARALIKHSKLSAEEIAAESLKIAAGICIYTNDNIQIEVL, encoded by the coding sequence ATGAGAGACATTTACAGAGACCCTGCCATCACAGGGGAAAAAGGAGAGCCGGAAAACAGGATCAGGTCCACGACGATCGTGGCCGTAAGGAAGGACGGCAAGGTGGCCATTGCGGGCGACGGCCAGGTGACGATGGGGGAGTCGATTGCCAAGGGGGGGGCAAAGAAGCTGAGACGCCTCTACGGCGGGAAGATAATCGCCGGATTCGCCGGCTCCACCGCCGACGCCTTCACCCTCTTCGAGCGCTTCGAGAGCAAGCTCGAGCAGTACAGCGGAAACCTCGTCAGGAGCGCCGTGGAGCTCACCAAGGACTGGAGAATGGACAAGTACCTTAGGCGGCTCGAGGCCCTACTCGTCGTTGCGGACAAGGAGACATCGCTCGTCATCTCCGGGGGCGGGGACGTCCTGGAACCGGACGATGAGGTGATCGCCATCGGATCCGGCGGGGGGTATGCCCAGGCCGCCGCCAGGGCGCTGATCAAGCACTCGAAGCTCTCGGCGGAGGAGATCGCAGCCGAGTCGCTGAAGATCGCCGCCGGGATATGCATCTACACCAACGACAACATCCAGATCGAGGTGTTGTAA
- a CDS encoding aspartate aminotransferase family protein, producing MLKDEAKRNSESSLKYDYGHLMNTYSPAPIEMERGEGPYLWDVEGERYLDFVAGIAVMNLGHSHPKVVEAVKEQAERLVHVSNLYRIPRQAVVADLICDSSFGAKCFFANSGAEAIEAAIKLARRFGIREKGEDAIEIITADGSFHGRTMGAMAATAQTKIQKGFGPMTPGFNYVPYGNLQALEEAITENSAAVILEPIQGEGGVVVPPDYYLAGVREITNCENILMILDEIQTGMGRTGTLFAYEAFGIEPDAMVLAKGLAGGFPMGALVVGKKGADLFSPGDHASTFGGNPFVSAAAEAVITTTLEERILENCREVGDYFMKKLGGLADKFDFVKEVRGKGLLIGMELELADKETAVAIVDEMREKKILINLVQGRVLRFTPPLIIEKSHVDEVVTALDDVLSKIA from the coding sequence ATGTTGAAAGACGAAGCTAAAAGGAACTCCGAATCGAGCCTCAAGTACGACTACGGCCACCTGATGAACACCTACAGCCCTGCCCCGATCGAGATGGAGAGGGGGGAGGGCCCCTACCTCTGGGATGTGGAGGGGGAGAGATACCTCGATTTCGTCGCGGGGATCGCCGTGATGAATCTGGGTCACTCCCACCCGAAGGTGGTTGAGGCCGTTAAGGAGCAGGCGGAGAGGCTCGTCCACGTCTCTAACCTATACCGCATACCGAGGCAGGCGGTTGTCGCCGATCTCATCTGCGACTCCTCCTTCGGCGCAAAATGCTTTTTCGCAAACAGCGGGGCCGAGGCGATAGAGGCGGCCATAAAGCTCGCCCGGAGGTTCGGGATCAGGGAGAAGGGGGAGGACGCCATCGAGATAATCACCGCCGACGGCTCTTTTCACGGGCGTACTATGGGAGCGATGGCGGCCACGGCCCAGACCAAGATCCAGAAGGGGTTCGGCCCCATGACGCCCGGATTCAACTACGTCCCCTACGGCAACCTCCAGGCGCTTGAGGAGGCGATAACGGAAAACAGCGCCGCGGTGATCCTGGAGCCGATTCAGGGGGAGGGGGGCGTTGTCGTGCCCCCGGATTACTACCTCGCTGGGGTAAGGGAGATAACAAACTGCGAGAACATCCTGATGATTCTGGACGAGATACAGACCGGCATGGGGAGGACGGGGACCCTCTTCGCCTACGAGGCGTTCGGGATTGAGCCTGACGCCATGGTCCTGGCGAAGGGGCTTGCCGGGGGATTCCCCATGGGGGCGCTCGTAGTCGGCAAGAAGGGCGCCGACCTCTTCTCCCCCGGCGACCACGCCTCCACCTTCGGCGGCAATCCCTTCGTCTCGGCCGCCGCCGAGGCGGTCATCACGACCACCCTGGAGGAGCGGATTTTAGAGAACTGCAGAGAGGTGGGGGACTACTTCATGAAAAAGCTTGGGGGGCTCGCCGACAAGTTCGACTTCGTAAAGGAGGTCAGGGGAAAGGGACTCCTCATCGGGATGGAGCTTGAGCTTGCCGACAAAGAGACTGCTGTGGCGATAGTCGACGAGATGAGGGAAAAGAAGATACTGATCAACCTCGTCCAGGGCCGGGTGCTCAGGTTCACGCCCCCCCTGATCATAGAGAAGAGCCACGTCGACGAGGTGGTCACAGCCCTCGACGATGTATTGTCAAAAATTGCGTAA
- a CDS encoding tyrosine recombinase XerC, which produces MNERNGKKNPIDLFSEYLSLERGASPHTIRSYVKDIRQFEDFITRGEGKDKCGGKLLNASPDDVRSYLGSIIGKRERSSVSRKLSSLRTFYRFLLKRGFIERSPAAVVSYPKGETKLVDYLTVDDVFRLIESAGGEAPSDRRDRALLELLYSTGIRVSELVGLNLLDVDFTESVLKVSGKGKKERIVPAGAPALSSLKEYLGVRSGDNFGDAKKRIDDKALFLNMRGGRLTARSVNRIVKKYILLGSLTLNVSPHKLRHAFATHLLEMGAGLRDIQELLGHESIGATQKYTHVTIDRLMEVYDKAHPRSKRS; this is translated from the coding sequence ATGAATGAGCGAAACGGTAAGAAAAACCCCATTGATCTCTTCTCCGAGTACCTGTCTCTCGAGAGGGGGGCGTCGCCCCACACGATCAGGAGTTACGTGAAAGACATCCGCCAGTTCGAGGATTTTATAACCAGGGGCGAGGGGAAAGATAAATGCGGGGGGAAGCTGCTTAACGCCTCCCCGGACGATGTCCGGTCGTACCTCGGCTCGATCATCGGGAAAAGGGAGCGAAGCTCCGTATCGAGGAAGCTTTCCAGCCTGAGGACGTTTTACCGCTTCCTACTGAAGAGGGGTTTTATCGAGAGAAGCCCCGCCGCCGTCGTGTCCTACCCGAAGGGGGAGACGAAGCTCGTCGATTACCTGACCGTCGACGATGTCTTCAGGCTCATAGAGTCCGCCGGGGGGGAGGCGCCCTCGGACAGGCGCGACAGGGCGTTGCTCGAATTGCTCTACTCCACCGGCATAAGGGTGAGTGAGCTTGTTGGGCTTAATCTTTTGGACGTGGACTTTACGGAGTCGGTCCTCAAGGTGTCGGGCAAGGGGAAAAAGGAGCGGATCGTGCCGGCGGGGGCCCCGGCGCTGTCGTCATTGAAAGAATACCTGGGAGTCAGGAGCGGAGACAACTTCGGAGACGCAAAAAAGCGGATCGACGACAAGGCCCTGTTCCTGAACATGCGCGGCGGCAGATTGACGGCAAGGAGCGTAAACCGGATCGTCAAAAAATATATCCTCTTGGGATCCCTGACGCTGAACGTCAGCCCCCACAAGCTGAGGCATGCCTTCGCCACCCACCTCCTCGAGATGGGGGCGGGCCTGAGGGATATCCAGGAGCTTCTGGGACACGAGTCGATCGGCGCGACCCAGAAGTACACCCACGTCACGATAGACAGGCTGATGGAGGTCTACGACAAGGCCCATCCGAGGTCAAAAAGGAGCTGA